The following are encoded together in the Pygocentrus nattereri isolate fPygNat1 chromosome 3, fPygNat1.pri, whole genome shotgun sequence genome:
- the LOC108428932 gene encoding lymphocyte antigen 6E-like, whose protein sequence is MGILPGLLFFLLSVHSVNTLKCYICSSTVSNEYCNSNSDDCQAPLDTCMTTVSISGDMKAIVKQCSDSQLCTGAASSVSLDDNGDGTVVTCCSSRLCNYSAAPTIQLCTWLLTLPMCLLTILIKQAD, encoded by the exons ATGGGGATCCTTCCTGGACTGCTGTTTTTCCTCTTATCTGTGCACTCAG TAAACACTCTTAAGTGTTACATATGCAGTTCCACTGTCTCTAATGAGTACTGCAACAGCAACTCTGATGACTGCCAGGCTCCTCTGGACACCTGCATGACCACTGTGAGCATATCAG GAGATATGAAAGCCATTGTGAAGCAGTGCTCCGATTCTCAACtgtgcactggagctgcaagtAGCGTCTCACTGGATGATAATGGAGACGGTACTGTGGTCACATGCTGTAGCAGTCGCCTCTGCAACTACAGCGCTGCGCCTACCATTCAACTGTGTACGTGGCTACTGACTTTACCCATGTGTCTGCTCACTATCCTCATTAAACAAGCTGATTAG
- the LOC108428931 gene encoding cleft lip and palate transmembrane protein 1-like protein isoform X2: MFPSCYSKPKNGSQFKMSYTKVIFGVLVVYVLHTCWAIYGFVHTKPCDPAKGDDCVTSYLSGKPRLQLSMYSSLDPSDEAAHKLLLRVDKFEIHSKLERKVSVSLPEVTHKNGTLHAVVFVHKSGVSPWKDSKHVRLVARLTSQMLPVPPVGSVSSARDSQKGTGDQRLVSYWKSRITLNMMTEDFTFNNAAVPSDLRRYMKIVEDGKKEKKKIYLPLLLVDEMRSRLKDLIINSTTKTVSLTISYDTITLRKFRIWIHIQAVIYSLKHFGFSEQNLDEIKAMFVETGLHILALSILVPAFHLSFEVFAFKNDVSFWRGKKSLAGISRRSLIWRCFSTVVIFLHLLEEQTSWLTLIPMGIATLIELWKVSRVFAVQPSFKDDRVYEMERATEEHDSKAMKFLSYLLYPLCISGVMYSFLYLKNKSWYFWIINSLVSGVYAFGFLSMVPQLYVNYKLKSVVHLPMSVLLYKGLNTFISDVFSGVITTPGPHQLACFRDDVVFLIYLYQRRIYPLNKSRGRDYGASYRKKPKGKAHED, encoded by the exons ATGTTTCCTTCGTGCTATTCCAAGCCCAAGAATGGGTCTCAGTTTAAGATGTCTTACACCAAAGTGATATTTGGGGTGTTGGTCGTCTATGTGCTCCATACGTGCTGGGCCATTTATGGCTTCGTGCACACAAAACCGTGTGACCCAGCAAAAGGAGATGACTGCGTTACATCTTACCTCAGCGGCAAACCTCGACTGCAG CTCAGCATGTATTCGAGCCTGGACCCCAGTGACGAGGCAGCACACAAACTCCTGCTCAGAGTGGACAAATTCGAAATTCATTCCAAGCTTGAAAG GAAGGTCAGTGTGTCTTTGCCTGAAGTGACCCATAAGAACGGGACCCTCCATGCAGTGGTGTTTGTGCACAAGAGTGGAGTATCTCCATGGAAGGATAGTAAGCACGTGCGACTTGTGGCTCGCCTCACTTCTCAAATGCTTCCTGTTcctcctgtgggcagtgtcagCTCTGCTAGAGACTCTCAGAAG GGGACAGGAGACCAAAGGCTTGTTTCATACTGGAAATCACGCATTACTCTTAACATGATGACAGAGgacttcacttttaataatgCTGCAGTACCCAGTGACCTGCGGAGGTACATGAAAAT AGTTGAAGATgggaagaaggagaaaaagaaaatatatctTCCCCTTTTACTCGTTGATGAAATGAGAAGCAGACTAAAGGATCTAATC ATAAACAGCACTACAAAAACCGTCTCACTCACTATATCATACGATACAATAACTCTTCGGAAATTCAGAATATGGATCCACATCCAAGCTGTGATATACTCACTCAAACATTTTG GATTTTCTGAGCAGAACCTTGATGAAATAAAAGCCATGTTTGTTGAAACTGGCCTTCACATTTTGGCTTTGTCCATCCTGGTGCCTGCATTCCAT CTCTCATTTGAAGTGTTTGCTTTCAAAAATGATGTGAGTTTCTGGCGAGGGAAGAAAAGTTTAGCTGGCATCTCCAGGCGATCAC TGATCTGGAGGTGTTTCAGCACTGTTGTGATATTCCTCCATCTGTTAGAAGAGCAAACCAGCTGGCTCACCCTCATCCCCATGGGAATTGCAACTTTAATTGAG CTTTGGAAAGTCAGCAGAGTCTTTGCagttcagcctagttttaaa GATGATAGAGTATATGAGATGGAGCGAGCAACAGAAGAACATGATTCCAAG gCAATGAAATTCCTGTCATATTTATTGTATCCGCTGTGCATCAGTGGGGTCATGTACTCATTCTTATATCTCAAGAATAAAAG CTGGTACTTTTGGATCATCAACAGTCTCGTCAGTG GAGTTTATGCGTTTGGATTCCTTTCTATGGTTCCTCAATTATATGTTAATTACAAG TTAAAATCAGTTGTCCATCTTCCGATGTCAGTATTACTCTACAAG GGGTTGAACACATTCATAAGTGATGTATTTAGTGGGGTTATAACTACTCCTGGCCCCCATCAGTTGGCTTGTTTCAGAGATGACGTTGTCTTCCTCATCTACCTCTACCAGCGCAG GATTTACCCTTTGAACAAATCTCGAGGTCGGGACTATGGGGCATCATACAGAAAGAAGCCTAAAGGAAAAGCACATGAGGACTGA
- the LOC108428931 gene encoding cleft lip and palate transmembrane protein 1-like protein isoform X1: MFPSCYSKPKNGSQFKMSYTKVIFGVLVVYVLHTCWAIYGFVHTKPCDPAKGDDCVTSYLSGKPRLQLSMYSSLDPSDEAAHKLLLRVDKFEIHSKLERKVSVSLPEVTHKNGTLHAVVFVHKSGVSPWKDSKHVRLVARLTSQMLPVPPVGSVSSARDSQKGTGDQRLVSYWKSRITLNMMTEDFTFNNAAVPSDLRRYMKIVEDGKKEKKKIYLPLLLVDEMRSRLKDLIKINSTTKTVSLTISYDTITLRKFRIWIHIQAVIYSLKHFGFSEQNLDEIKAMFVETGLHILALSILVPAFHLSFEVFAFKNDVSFWRGKKSLAGISRRSLIWRCFSTVVIFLHLLEEQTSWLTLIPMGIATLIELWKVSRVFAVQPSFKDDRVYEMERATEEHDSKAMKFLSYLLYPLCISGVMYSFLYLKNKSWYFWIINSLVSGVYAFGFLSMVPQLYVNYKLKSVVHLPMSVLLYKGLNTFISDVFSGVITTPGPHQLACFRDDVVFLIYLYQRRIYPLNKSRGRDYGASYRKKPKGKAHED; the protein is encoded by the exons ATGTTTCCTTCGTGCTATTCCAAGCCCAAGAATGGGTCTCAGTTTAAGATGTCTTACACCAAAGTGATATTTGGGGTGTTGGTCGTCTATGTGCTCCATACGTGCTGGGCCATTTATGGCTTCGTGCACACAAAACCGTGTGACCCAGCAAAAGGAGATGACTGCGTTACATCTTACCTCAGCGGCAAACCTCGACTGCAG CTCAGCATGTATTCGAGCCTGGACCCCAGTGACGAGGCAGCACACAAACTCCTGCTCAGAGTGGACAAATTCGAAATTCATTCCAAGCTTGAAAG GAAGGTCAGTGTGTCTTTGCCTGAAGTGACCCATAAGAACGGGACCCTCCATGCAGTGGTGTTTGTGCACAAGAGTGGAGTATCTCCATGGAAGGATAGTAAGCACGTGCGACTTGTGGCTCGCCTCACTTCTCAAATGCTTCCTGTTcctcctgtgggcagtgtcagCTCTGCTAGAGACTCTCAGAAG GGGACAGGAGACCAAAGGCTTGTTTCATACTGGAAATCACGCATTACTCTTAACATGATGACAGAGgacttcacttttaataatgCTGCAGTACCCAGTGACCTGCGGAGGTACATGAAAAT AGTTGAAGATgggaagaaggagaaaaagaaaatatatctTCCCCTTTTACTCGTTGATGAAATGAGAAGCAGACTAAAGGATCTAATC AAGATAAACAGCACTACAAAAACCGTCTCACTCACTATATCATACGATACAATAACTCTTCGGAAATTCAGAATATGGATCCACATCCAAGCTGTGATATACTCACTCAAACATTTTG GATTTTCTGAGCAGAACCTTGATGAAATAAAAGCCATGTTTGTTGAAACTGGCCTTCACATTTTGGCTTTGTCCATCCTGGTGCCTGCATTCCAT CTCTCATTTGAAGTGTTTGCTTTCAAAAATGATGTGAGTTTCTGGCGAGGGAAGAAAAGTTTAGCTGGCATCTCCAGGCGATCAC TGATCTGGAGGTGTTTCAGCACTGTTGTGATATTCCTCCATCTGTTAGAAGAGCAAACCAGCTGGCTCACCCTCATCCCCATGGGAATTGCAACTTTAATTGAG CTTTGGAAAGTCAGCAGAGTCTTTGCagttcagcctagttttaaa GATGATAGAGTATATGAGATGGAGCGAGCAACAGAAGAACATGATTCCAAG gCAATGAAATTCCTGTCATATTTATTGTATCCGCTGTGCATCAGTGGGGTCATGTACTCATTCTTATATCTCAAGAATAAAAG CTGGTACTTTTGGATCATCAACAGTCTCGTCAGTG GAGTTTATGCGTTTGGATTCCTTTCTATGGTTCCTCAATTATATGTTAATTACAAG TTAAAATCAGTTGTCCATCTTCCGATGTCAGTATTACTCTACAAG GGGTTGAACACATTCATAAGTGATGTATTTAGTGGGGTTATAACTACTCCTGGCCCCCATCAGTTGGCTTGTTTCAGAGATGACGTTGTCTTCCTCATCTACCTCTACCAGCGCAG GATTTACCCTTTGAACAAATCTCGAGGTCGGGACTATGGGGCATCATACAGAAAGAAGCCTAAAGGAAAAGCACATGAGGACTGA